A stretch of Gadus chalcogrammus isolate NIFS_2021 chromosome 9, NIFS_Gcha_1.0, whole genome shotgun sequence DNA encodes these proteins:
- the hexa gene encoding beta-hexosaminidase subunit alpha gives MASCTICLPALMMLVLDLNTVESMWPLPQKLAISEERYPLSPTHFNFYYGEDQASIMKDCSLLDSAFIRYFPLIFPDLTSGNGVLPSTEEKAFSLVVTMHQKDCDGYPNEGSSERYQLNVSAGQAVLNSDTVWGALRGLETFSQLVQQDEDGTYFINKTEIEDFPSFQYRGILLDTSRHFLPLKAILNTLDAMAYSKFNVFHWHIVDDPSFPYQSRTFPDLSSKGAYHPMSHIYTQSDVRRVLTHARLRGIRVIPEFDSPGHTQSWGKGQPNLLTPCYKGSSPSGTFGPINPASALSYTFMSQFLKEVTSVFPDPYFHLGGDEVNFSCWQSNPDVRAFMQKMGFGKDYTKLESFYMENIVNITSNLNKTSIVWQDVFDYHERIPKDTILHIWKGLPAQYKAETSRMTKAGHRVLLGAPWYINHIAYGQDWRISYNVQPLNFSGTEEQKKLVIGGEVSMWGEYVDATNLSPRLWPRACAAAERLWSDESQTRSAEAAFPRLQAFRCSLLRRGVRAEPLSPGHCSDEYRGI, from the exons ATGGCGAGCTGTACAATATGTCTGCCTGCGCTGATGATGTTAGTGTTGGACCTTAACACAGTGGAAAGCATGTGGCCTTTACCACAGAAACTTGCCATTTCAGAGGAACGGTATCCATTGAGCCCGACTCATTTCAACTTCTATTATGGAGAAGATCAAGCCTCCATTATGAAAGACTGCTCTCTATTGGACTCTGCGTTTATCAGATATTTTCCTCTGATCTTCCCAGATCTGACTTCAG GTAATGGTGTCCTCCCTTCAACTGAGGAAAAAGCGTTTTCTTTGGTGGTCACGATGCACCAAAAAGATTGCGATGGCTACCCAAATGAAGGCTCATCGGAAAGAT ACCAGCTGAATGTATCTGCAGGACAGGCAGTTCTGAACTCAGACACGGTGTGGGGTGCTCTCAGAG GTCTGGAAACCTTCAGCCAACTGGTTCAACAAGATGAAGACGGCACT TACTTCATAAACAAGACAGAGATTGAGGACTTTCCAAGCTTCCAGTACAGAGGGATTTTGTTGGACACTTCCCGCCACTTCTTGCCATTGAAGGCCATTTTAAACACCCTG GACGCCATGGCCTATAGTAAATTTAATGTGTTCCACTGGCACATCGTGGATGATCCCTCATTCCCCTACCAGAGTCGTACCTTTCCAGACCTAAGCAGTAAG GGTGCCTACCACCCCATGAGTCACATCTACACCCAGTCTGATGTGCGGAGGGTGCTTACCCACGCCAGGCTCAGAGGGATCCGTGTTATCCCAGAGTTCGACTCACCCGGCCACACGCAGTCATGGGGGAAAG GGCAGCCCAATTTGTTGACCCCTTGTTACAAAGGTAGCTCCCCGTCGGGGACATTTGGACCGATTAACCCAGCGTCCGCCCTCAGCTACACATTCATGAGCCAGTTCCTCAAGGAAGTGACTTCAGTGTTCCCTGATCCATATTTCCACTTGGGGGGAGACGAGGTCAACTTTAGCTGCTG GCAGTCCAACCCTGATGTCCGGGCATTCATGCAGAAGATGGGATTTGGGAAAGATTACACCAAACTGGAATCCTTCTATATGGAGAA CATAGTAAACATCACTTCAAATTTAAACAAGACTTCTATCGTGTGGCAAGATGTTTTCGACTACCATGAGCGG ATTCCCAAGGACACGATTCTGCACATTTGGAAAGGGCTCCCTGCTCAATATAAAGCAGAGACGAGCAGGATGACAAAGGCGGGCCACCGGGTCCTGCTGGGAGCTCCGTGGTACATCAACCACATCGCCTATGGCCAGGACTGGCGGATCTCTTACAATGTGCAGCCACTGAActtctctg GTacggaggagcagaagaagctGGTGATCGGTGGCGAGGTCAGCATGTGGGGGGAATATGTCGACGCCACCAACCTCTCTCCTCGCCTCTG gccgaGAGCGTGTGCCGCAGCGGAGAGACTGTGGAGCGATGAGAGCCAGACACGCAGTGCGGAGGCGGCCTTCCCCCGTCTGCAGGCGTTCCGCTGCAGCCTTCTCAG GCGTGGCGTCCGGGCGGAGCCTCTTAGCCCTGGCCACTGCAGCGACGAGTACCGGGGAATCTGA
- the LOC130389774 gene encoding photoreceptor-specific nuclear receptor-like: MEEPMSKSNMSHPENINDLGIQHIADGPQTGRSPPHGAVRGLVCRVCADSSSGKHYGIHACNGCSGFFKRSIRRRLLYRCQTGTGTCVVDKAHRNQCQACRLQRCLQAGMNREAVQHERQPRSMARVGLDSVSSDVEKENLPDARDPACSPPGTLPPGRPLLCSSVSSAASTPPFSTSPEDRPHLQGLSNPPSSSSCSSSPRKQHRLMVSLLTAETCAKRDPGEMEETPDMTTEGPKREQSQAPCRVYPLSGPESLDHVSAHLLFMAVRWAKNMPVFSHLPFRDQVILLEEAWSELFLLSAIQWALPMDKCPLLSRPDRPSSEQPKASLPTVDLHCLGDVFDRFKVLAVDPTEFACLKAIVLFKPEARGLKDPDQVESLQDQSQVLLGQHIHSLHPSQSARFGRLLLLLPSFHSVSSEKIEQTFFRSTIGSTPMEKLLCDMFRN; the protein is encoded by the exons ATGGAAGAGCCCATGTCTAAGAGCAACATGTCACATCCTGAAAACATAAATGACTTAGGAATTCAGCATATTGCCGATGGACCTCAAACAG GCAGATCCCCCCCTCACGGAGCAGTCCGGGGTCTGGTGTGCCGAGTGTGTGCTGACTCCAGCAGCGGTAAACACTACGGAATCCACGCCTGCAATGGCTGCAGCGGGTTCTTCAAGCGCAGCATCCGGCGGCGACTCCTCTACAG GTGTCAGACGGGTACCGGAACATGCGTTGTTGACAAGGCTCATCGGAACCAGTGTCAAGCTTGTAGACTGCAAAGATGTCTGCAAGCTGGCATGaacagagagg CCGTGCAACACGAGCGACAGCCCCGAAGTATGGCGCGGGTCGGCCTGGACTCTGTGAGCTCAGACGTTGAGAAGGAAAACCTCCCCGACGCGCGGGACCCTGCCTGCAGTCCGCCCGGAACGTTGCCCCCCGGCCgccccctcctctgctcctctgtcaGTTCAGCCGCCAGCACGCCGCCCTTCAGCACTAGCCCTGAGGACCGCCCCCACCTGCAGGGTCTCAGCAAccctcccagcagcagcagctgcagcagcagtccCAGGAAGCAGCACAGGCTGATGGTTAGCCTGTTGACAGCAGAGACCTGTGCCAAGCGGGACcctggagaga TGGAGGAGACCCCTGATATGACTACAGAGGGGCCAAAGAGGGAGCAGAGCCAGGCACCCTGCAGGGTCTATCCCCTGTCCGGCCCGGAGAGCTTGGACCACGTCTCCGCCCACCTACTCTTCATGGCAGTGAGATGGGCCAAAAACATGCCAGTGTTTTCCCACCTTCCGTTTCGAGACCAG GTGATTCTACTGGAGGAGGCCTGGAGTGAGTTGTTTCTGCTCAGTGCTATCCAGTGGGCCCTGCCCATGGACAAgtgtcccctcctctctcgtccAGACCGCCCCTCCTCTGAGCAGCCAAAGGCCAGTCTCCCAACAGTGGACCTACACTGCCTGGGAGATGTCTTTGACCGCTTCAAGGTCCTGGCTGTGGATCCCACAGAGTTTGCCTGTCTGAAGGCGATCGTCCTGTTCAAGCCAG AGGCACGCGGTCTGAAGGATCCAGACCAAGTGGAGAGTCTGCAGGACCAGTCCCAGGTATTACTGGGCCAGCACATCCATTCCCTTCACCCCAGTCAGAGTGCAAG GTTCGGGAGGCTGTTGCTTCTGCTGCCATCATTCCACTCTGTGAGCTCAGAGAAGATAGAGCAGACGTTCTTCCGCAGCACCATTGGCAGTACTCCCATGGAGAAGCTACTCTGTGACATGTTCAGAAACTAA